In Paenibacillus sp. BIC5C1, a genomic segment contains:
- a CDS encoding cache domain-containing sensor histidine kinase, which translates to MAKLLHRATQFSLQTKVFLTFLALLLFVLGCFIVYVNLVVIRPLTQKTEEDMLVTATKVREQVDLYVEQQNQMSQRILSNKDIFATMDKSSSAPSNYERLKQIRKLKDIMFQAIGPSMNIKDMSIYDKQGVLLTSYLGSGHPPTILSALTEKSRSGREWTGNGFILLRDADTISFVRTVNDQNGRLYGYLSIQMDQAYIQNLTEGITAGDVFIMNKQGEQMTGSEVRKNALVWKEPLSDEGLAVDEQNNYVTHSTSHQTGWITFITTPKDSVLGSIRSVQSMSILLITALMLISFVYIFFSTRNLLLPIRKLRSQIWRINYSNMKLKVDDRPKNNDLLLLNEAFQDLMERLQESIDREKKALHEEVTARNSALQAQIAPHFLHNVLYLISIAAQEGRTRVVSDMCKHLSDSLRYIVSSPYAHVTMTEELEHTRHYLSLVQQKYEEDLEWNIDADELTSEIRLPRLVIQPFVENCIEHAFFNTTPPWCIQITVKQYNGLWALEIKDNGEGFPPNKIEEILSNIQKSGSGMSQNPDRQTALGNMGIVNSVNRLKLMYSNRLFFNIYNNHSDEGKGATIQIIGSMTRDFY; encoded by the coding sequence ATGGCTAAACTTCTACATAGAGCCACACAATTCAGCTTGCAGACAAAAGTATTTTTGACATTTCTGGCGCTTCTTTTGTTCGTGCTGGGATGTTTTATCGTTTATGTGAACCTTGTCGTTATCCGCCCGCTTACACAAAAAACGGAGGAGGATATGCTAGTCACTGCCACTAAGGTACGAGAACAGGTTGACCTATACGTAGAGCAGCAAAACCAGATGTCCCAGCGCATATTGTCGAATAAGGACATCTTCGCAACGATGGACAAGAGTTCTTCAGCCCCAAGCAATTATGAAAGACTGAAGCAGATTCGGAAACTGAAAGATATCATGTTTCAGGCGATTGGCCCCAGTATGAACATCAAGGACATGTCCATTTATGATAAACAGGGTGTGCTGCTCACATCGTATCTGGGTTCAGGACATCCTCCAACAATCCTAAGTGCCTTAACGGAAAAAAGTAGAAGTGGACGAGAGTGGACAGGGAACGGATTTATTCTGCTTCGAGATGCAGACACGATTTCCTTTGTCCGTACGGTCAACGATCAGAATGGCAGGCTATACGGATATCTTAGTATTCAAATGGATCAAGCTTACATTCAAAACCTTACGGAAGGAATTACAGCAGGAGATGTATTCATTATGAACAAGCAAGGTGAGCAAATGACTGGCTCGGAAGTGAGAAAGAACGCATTGGTGTGGAAAGAGCCACTATCCGACGAAGGACTGGCAGTTGATGAACAAAATAATTACGTTACGCATTCTACATCTCACCAGACGGGTTGGATTACTTTTATAACAACGCCGAAAGACTCGGTTTTAGGCTCAATCCGCTCCGTGCAAAGCATGTCCATTTTGCTGATTACAGCCTTAATGCTCATTTCTTTCGTATACATTTTCTTCTCCACACGCAATCTGTTGCTTCCCATTCGCAAGCTTCGCAGCCAGATTTGGCGCATCAACTACAGCAATATGAAGCTGAAAGTCGATGATCGGCCTAAAAATAATGATCTCTTGCTGTTGAATGAAGCTTTTCAGGACTTGATGGAGAGATTACAGGAGTCTATTGACCGTGAGAAGAAGGCGTTACATGAAGAAGTCACCGCGCGGAATTCCGCATTGCAAGCTCAGATCGCTCCCCATTTCCTTCATAACGTCCTTTATTTGATCAGCATTGCTGCTCAAGAGGGAAGAACCCGGGTCGTGTCCGATATGTGCAAACATCTGTCAGACAGTTTACGATATATAGTTTCATCCCCTTATGCACATGTGACGATGACGGAAGAGCTTGAGCATACGAGACATTATTTGTCGTTGGTACAGCAAAAGTATGAAGAAGATCTAGAGTGGAACATTGATGCTGATGAACTGACGAGTGAAATTCGCCTGCCGCGGCTGGTCATTCAGCCTTTCGTTGAAAACTGTATTGAGCATGCTTTCTTCAATACCACACCTCCCTGGTGTATCCAAATTACCGTGAAGCAGTATAACGGATTATGGGCATTGGAGATTAAAGACAACGGAGAGGGCTTCCCGCCAAACAAAATAGAAGAGATTTTGTCCAATATTCAGAAGTCTGGCTCCGGAATGAGTCAAAACCCTGATCGTCAGACAGCTCTTGGCAACATGGGAATCGTCAATAGTGTCAATCGGCTGAAACTGATGTATAGCAATCGGCTGTTTTTTAACATCTACAACAATCATTCTGACGAGGGAAAAGGAGCAACTATTCAAATCATCGGCTCGATGACGAGGGATTTTTACTGA
- a CDS encoding carbohydrate ABC transporter permease, whose protein sequence is MKRAKNLYSYYMVFPALLIYSIFFVIPAIAAFYYSFTDWRLDRIDLKFIGWDNFEKIFSDKTLILALKNTAIFAVVTVAGKNIIGLLLAVALNMRLKTKNLLRAIFYSPSILSILVISILFTPMLRTEGTINRVLEAVGLHSLSQAWLTNPSLVIWTIAIVSIWQSAGFQMAIYLAGLQSISQEYYEAATIDGASSWKSFFKITLPLLLPAININLMLTLIGGLKVFSEVYVMTGGGPGNASQVVGTIILRSFGEGNWGLGTAVNTLLFVVVTIIAIPLLIFMRRKEVTE, encoded by the coding sequence ATGAAAAGGGCGAAAAATTTATATTCGTATTACATGGTATTTCCGGCACTACTCATCTACTCTATCTTTTTTGTTATTCCAGCTATTGCTGCTTTCTATTACTCTTTTACGGATTGGCGGCTGGATCGAATTGATCTGAAGTTTATCGGATGGGACAATTTCGAGAAAATTTTCTCAGACAAAACACTTATTTTGGCGCTTAAAAATACGGCGATTTTTGCCGTTGTTACGGTTGCTGGCAAAAATATTATTGGTCTGCTATTAGCCGTGGCCCTAAATATGAGATTAAAAACGAAGAACCTGCTGCGCGCAATATTCTACTCACCTTCCATACTGAGCATTCTGGTCATCAGCATCTTGTTCACACCAATGCTGCGTACAGAAGGTACGATCAATCGTGTATTGGAAGCAGTCGGATTACATTCATTGAGCCAGGCTTGGTTGACCAATCCTTCCCTTGTCATCTGGACGATTGCCATCGTATCCATCTGGCAAAGCGCCGGATTCCAAATGGCCATCTATCTGGCTGGTTTACAATCCATTTCTCAAGAATATTATGAAGCCGCTACGATTGACGGAGCAAGCTCATGGAAAAGTTTTTTCAAAATTACTCTGCCACTTTTGCTGCCAGCCATCAATATTAATCTGATGTTGACACTGATTGGCGGGCTTAAAGTATTCTCGGAAGTGTATGTCATGACTGGCGGAGGTCCAGGCAACGCTTCACAAGTTGTGGGAACAATCATTCTCCGCTCCTTCGGCGAAGGAAACTGGGGACTTGGTACCGCAGTCAACACACTTCTGTTTGTGGTGGTCACGATTATTGCTATACCGCTGTTGATTTTCATGCGGCGCAAGGAGGTTACGGAATAA
- a CDS encoding ABC transporter substrate-binding protein, with protein MHKRKKAASIVLASLLSISLTACGSGDTDSGTSASNGNKNSKVTLELAISKSSQDSAFIQQDILDEFEKQTHISVNLQLIPAEQTTTVLQTKLAVDETPDIIQYNLASAITDLNLERNFEILDNESWANRIVNKDVLSAAGHIYSFHVSQDTGMQGVVYNKQIFADLGLSIPTSYEQFLAICEKIKASGITPVFMPYKDAWAANIWPAAAFADFVAKNDPTFFDELNSNKKKWSDIPEFKTFLEQQYEVYTKGYTNTDVLSDSYDMAVGKFLNKEVAMMFMGDWLIEGVAEQDPSMELGVFPIPSSDDAKLGASPLGGQLFIPKKAKHLDEAKQFLDFIASKEIAQQIVDSKGYVSNFSDVTTPELPAYKQDIVDNYILPKKTVLTTDAYMLVDRSELYRLLQDQFAGGLTPEEVLKSWDEKFSQLMQDKGVSGF; from the coding sequence ATGCATAAAAGAAAAAAAGCAGCATCCATTGTATTGGCAAGCTTGTTGTCCATTTCACTGACCGCTTGCGGATCAGGTGACACTGATTCTGGCACATCTGCAAGCAATGGCAATAAAAACAGCAAGGTCACACTGGAACTGGCCATTTCCAAGAGCTCACAGGATTCCGCCTTTATCCAGCAGGATATTCTCGATGAGTTTGAAAAACAGACCCATATCTCTGTAAATTTGCAGCTCATCCCGGCTGAGCAAACAACAACCGTACTGCAAACCAAGCTGGCTGTAGACGAAACGCCCGACATCATCCAGTACAATTTGGCCAGCGCCATTACGGATTTGAATCTTGAACGCAATTTCGAAATTCTGGATAACGAGTCCTGGGCCAACAGAATTGTAAACAAAGATGTACTCTCTGCTGCCGGCCATATCTACAGCTTCCATGTCAGTCAGGACACGGGCATGCAAGGCGTCGTGTACAACAAACAGATTTTTGCTGACCTGGGTCTGTCCATCCCTACAAGTTACGAACAATTTTTGGCGATCTGTGAAAAAATTAAAGCTAGCGGTATTACTCCAGTATTCATGCCCTATAAAGATGCATGGGCTGCGAACATTTGGCCTGCGGCAGCATTTGCCGATTTTGTAGCCAAAAATGACCCTACTTTTTTCGATGAACTCAATAGCAACAAGAAAAAATGGTCCGATATTCCCGAGTTTAAAACGTTTTTGGAGCAGCAATACGAAGTGTACACCAAGGGGTATACCAATACGGATGTGCTGAGCGACAGCTATGACATGGCGGTTGGCAAATTCCTGAACAAGGAAGTCGCCATGATGTTTATGGGAGATTGGTTAATCGAAGGCGTAGCAGAGCAGGATCCAAGCATGGAACTCGGTGTATTCCCAATTCCTTCTTCTGATGATGCCAAATTGGGTGCAAGTCCGCTTGGAGGACAGCTGTTCATTCCGAAAAAGGCTAAGCATTTGGACGAAGCCAAACAGTTCCTGGACTTTATCGCCTCCAAGGAAATTGCCCAACAGATCGTCGACTCCAAAGGCTATGTATCCAATTTTAGCGATGTTACTACGCCAGAGTTGCCTGCTTACAAACAGGATATCGTTGACAATTACATCCTGCCCAAGAAAACTGTGTTGACCACGGATGCTTACATGCTGGTAGATCGCAGTGAGTTATACAGACTGTTACAAGATCAATTCGCTGGCGGTTTGACACCGGAGGAAGTATTGAAATCCTGGGATGAGAAGTTCAGTCAACTAATGCAGGATAAAGGCGTTTCCGGTTTCTAA
- a CDS encoding carbohydrate ABC transporter permease: protein MGYTRKLAIRNYVVEGFLLLASLLILLPLVVLILGSFKTSAEVLSFSLSLPDQWQFSNYVRVFEEGGLSRAFLNSIWITGISSIINIVASSAASFILARRDTKLSNTIYMYFFMGLIAPMSIITTIRVVQGLGFYGSISSVILIYAALNTAFSVFLYSGFIKTIPKALDEVAFLEGASVFGVFFRIVTPLILPVNATVAIMVFMSVWNDITIPVYFLTNSSTWTMPLSIYNFYGKYSRDWNLIFANLVLTSLPVFILYLFGQKYIVSGLTAGAVKG, encoded by the coding sequence ATGGGATATACACGCAAACTCGCTATTCGCAACTATGTTGTTGAAGGATTTCTGCTCCTCGCCTCTCTGCTCATTCTGTTGCCTCTGGTGGTTCTAATTCTGGGTTCGTTCAAAACGAGCGCTGAAGTGCTCAGCTTTTCCTTAAGTCTGCCGGATCAATGGCAATTTTCAAACTATGTCCGGGTATTTGAAGAAGGCGGTCTGTCCCGAGCATTCCTGAACAGCATCTGGATTACGGGGATATCGTCCATCATCAACATTGTGGCTTCCTCAGCGGCTTCCTTCATTCTGGCACGCCGGGACACCAAACTTTCAAACACAATATATATGTATTTTTTCATGGGACTGATTGCACCGATGTCGATTATTACGACGATCCGGGTCGTGCAAGGTTTGGGGTTTTATGGAAGTATATCAAGCGTCATCCTGATCTATGCAGCGCTTAATACCGCCTTTAGCGTATTTTTGTACAGCGGATTTATCAAAACCATTCCGAAAGCACTGGACGAGGTTGCGTTTTTGGAAGGTGCCAGCGTGTTCGGCGTGTTTTTCCGTATCGTTACACCACTCATCCTGCCCGTCAACGCAACGGTAGCGATCATGGTTTTTATGTCGGTATGGAATGATATTACGATTCCGGTGTACTTCCTTACGAATAGTTCAACGTGGACGATGCCGCTCTCGATCTATAATTTTTACGGCAAATACAGCCGTGACTGGAACTTGATTTTTGCTAATCTTGTACTGACTTCACTTCCTGTGTTTATCCTCTACTTGTTTGGACAGAAATATATCGTTAGCGGACTTACTGCGGGAGCGGTCAAAGGGTGA